From Jaculus jaculus isolate mJacJac1 chromosome 19, mJacJac1.mat.Y.cur, whole genome shotgun sequence, a single genomic window includes:
- the Prr9 gene encoding proline-rich protein 9 codes for MSFSDQQCKQPCAPPPCLQKTPEKCQAQAEGVCLPSCQDKYSPQTQEVCQPQCQELSQGSCPQQGQGPCLPPSQGQCLPQCEEPCQELPQTKCVEVCPPKVQETCSPHGKGK; via the coding sequence ATGTCCTTCAGTGACCAGCAGTGCAAGCAGCCATGCGCGCCACCTCCGTGTCTACAAAAGACGCCAGAGAAGTGCCAGGCACAAGCTGAGGGAGTGTGCCTCCCCTCGTGCCAAGATAAGTATTCTCCACAAACTCAGGAGGTATGCCAACCTCAGTGCCAGGAGTTAAGCCAGGGAAGCTGCCCGCAGCAAGGCCAAGGCCCATGCCTACCTCCGAGCCAAGGCCAATGCCTGCCCCAGTGTGAGGAGCCCTGCCAGGAGCTACCGCAGACAAAATGCGTGGAGGTGTGCCCACCGAAAGTCCAGGAGACGTGCTCGCCCCATGGCAAGGGGAAGTAA